GGCTGGCGGGCGGACTGTACCGACGTCGACGGCGTCAGTGGGGCGTTGCTCGATGCCGGTCTCGGTGACGTCACCGGGGGCCGGGCGGTCGTCGTGGGCGCTGGTGGCACTGCGCGTCCCGCGCTCGTCGCGTTGGCCGGGTTGGGGGTCGAGTCGGTCACCGTGGTCGCGCGGGACCGAGCGCGCGCGGACGGCGCGATCGACTGCGCCGCCGCGGTGGGTCTCGCCGTGGAATGGCTGGCGCTGGACGACGCCCGTCTGGCGGAGGTGTCCGCGCGGTCCGAGGTCCTCGTCGGAACCGTTCCCGCGGCTGCAGCGGCGCCGTTCGCCGATGCGCTCGGCCGTGCCCCGTTCGTCCTCGACGCGATCTACGATCCGTGGCCGACGCCACTCGCCGAGGCGGTCGCGGCCCGCGGGGGCACGGTCGTCGGCGGCCTGTCGATGTTGCTGAACCAGGCGTTCGGACAGGTGGAGCAATTCACCGGCCGGCCGGCACCGCGCGCGGCGATGGCGGCAGCGCTGCACTGAGCGAGCCACCGACCGGGCCGTTGTCCACAGGCTCGCATCGATCCACAGACCTGTTCGCAGGGCACCGGACCCGGACCGAGGTGCGGGCCGCTCGTTCCATGCTGACGGCATGGACGCAGGGATGTCGCCGTGGCCGCTCGTCGGAATGCTCGTGCTGGGTGCGGTGCTGGGGACGGCGGCCGGTGTACTCGCCCGGCTCGCTGCCCGCCGTGCCGTCGGCGCGGCCGTCGCGGCGGGACGATACGAAGCCGCGGGGGCGATCGGCGGGGCGCTCGCTGCCGGAATCACCGACGGGCCGGCCGAGACGTCGGCCGCCGTGGCACTGATCGGATGGTGTCTGAGCCTGTGCGCGACCGACCTCCGAGTCCACCGACTGCCGAATGTGCTGACCCTGCCGGGATTCGCCCTGATCGTCGCCTACGCCGCAGCCGGTGGGCGGGCCGCGACGTGCGTTCTCGCGGGTGTCGTTCTCGCCGGGCTGTACGGCGCGGTGTGGCTCGTCTCGCCCGCGTCGATGGGAGCGGGTGATGTCAAGCTGGCGCTGGGGATCGGGGCGGTCACCGGCCTCGCGGGCGCCACCGTGTGGCTGTGTGCCGCCGTGCTCGCGCCGATCCTGACCGCAGGGTGGGGTATCGCGTCGGTGCGGCGCACCGGAGGGCGCGTCCCGCACGGGCCGTCGATGTGCCTCGCGGCACTCGGCGCTCTCGCCGTGGCCTCGTGGGGGTGACGGACCGGCATCGGCGGCAGTCGTGGAAAGATAGCGGATGTGCTGCGCTGGATAACTGCTGGAGAGTCCCACGGACCTGCCCTCGTGTCGATGCTCGAGGGAATGGTGGCCGGGGTGGAGATCACGACCGAGGAGATCTCGGCACAACTTGCCCGCCGACGGCTGGGATACGGCCGGGGCGCTCGGATGAAGTTCGAGGCGGACAAGGTCACCGTTCTCGGTGGCGTCCGTCACGGCCTCACGCTGGGCGGACCCATCGCCGTCGAGATCGGCAACACCGAGTGGCCGAAGTGGGAAACCATCATGGCAGCGGACCCGGTCGATCCGGCGCTGCTCGAGGACCAGGCACGCAATGCGCCACTCACGCGGCCTCGGCCCGGTCACGCCGACTACGCGGGCATGCTCAAGTACGGCTTCGACGACGCGCGGCCCGTGCTCGAGCGGGCCAGCGCCCGGGAGACCGCCGCACGCGTGGCGGCGGGCACCGTCGCACGCAACATGCTGCGCCAGCTGTTCGGTGTGGAAGTGCTTTCGCACGTGATCTCGATCGGTGCGAGCGCGCCCTACGACGGCCCGGTGCCGAGCCCGCAGGACGCGGCCGCGATCGACGCCAGCCCCGTCCGCGCGGCCGACGAGGCATCCACCACCGCGATGGTCGAGGAGATCGACGCGGCCAAGCGGGACGGCGACACTCTCGGCGGGATCGTCGAGGTCGTCGTGCACGGACTGCCCGTGGGCCTGGGCTCGTTCGTCTCCGGAGCGGAACGGCTGGACGCGCGTCTCGCCGCGGCACTCATGGGGATTCAGGCGATCAAGGGTGTCGAGGTGGGCGACGGCTTCGAGACCGCTCGTCGCCGCGGCAGCGTCGCGCACGACGAGATCACGCCTGGACCGGACGGGATCGCCCGTGCGACCAACCGGGCGGGAGGGCTCGAGGGGGGCATGACCAACGGTCAGCCCCTGCGGGTCCGCGCGGCGATGAAGCCGATCTCCACCGTCCCCCGCGCGTTGTCGACCATCGACATGTCGACGGGCGAGGAGGCGGTCGCGATCCATCAGCGCTCGGACGTCTGTGCGGTTCCCGCAGCGGGAGTGGTGGCCGAGGCGATGGTGGCGCTCGTCGTCGCCCAGGCAGCGCTCGAGAAGTTCGGTGGGGACTCGATCGAGGAGACCCGGTCCAACTTCCGTCGCTACGCCGACGCGATCGCGCTCCGCCCGCCGCACTGATGTCGCCGCGGGCCGTCCTCGTCGGGCCTCCCGGTGCCGGCAAGTCCACCATCGGCAGACGCCTCGCCCAGGCTCTCGAGGTGCCGCTGCTCGACACGGACGTCGCGATCGAGGAAACCGCCGGGCGCACCATCCCCGAGATCTTCGCCGCCGACGGCGAGCCCGCGTTCCGGGCACTCGAGGAGGAGGTCGTCGCGAAGGCGCTCGCCGAGCACGACGGCGTGGTGTCGCTGGGCGGGGGAGCCGTGCTCTCGCCGAACACGCGGCGGCTGCTCGCGGGACACACGGTCGTCTATCTCGAGATCAGTGTGTCCGAGGGTCTCAAGCGAACCGGCGGCAACACCGGCCGCCCCCTGTTGACCGGCGGCGATCCACGGGCGAAGTATCAGGAACTGATGCGACGACGCCGACCGCTGTACCGGAAGGTGGCCACCCTCCGGATCCGCACGGACGGACGCAGTCCGGGACGCGTCGTGCGCCAACTGGTGGCCGAACTGACACGGGACCGGAACACCGGGGCCCCTCAGGAATTCGATGTCGAGAAACGGGAGCAGTGACGAAGTGACCGAACCGGTACGCGTAGAGGTACAGACGGCGGACCCCTATCCCGTGGTGATCGGCCGAGGTCTGCTGGGTGATCTCGTCGAGGAACTCGAGGGCACGCGGACCGTGGCGATCTTCCACCAGCCGCCGCTCGCCGAGACCGCCGAGGTGATCCGGAGTTCGCTGGCCGAGAAGGGGATCGACGCCCACCGCATCGAGATCCCGGATGCCGAGGACGGCAAGGAACTGGCCGTCGCGGGCTTCTGCTGGGAGGTCCTCGGGCGGATCGGACTGAGCCGCAGAGACGCCGTGGTCAGCCTCGGTGGGGGAGCCGCCACCGATCTCGCGGGCTTCGTGGCGGCCACCTGGATGCGCGGTGTGCGCGTCGTGCACGTTCCCACGACGTTGCTCGCGATGGTCGACGCCGCCGTCGGTGGCAAGACCGGAATCAACACGGAGGCCGGGAAGAACCTGGTCGGGGCGTTCCACGAGCCGTCCGCGGTGTTCGTGGACCTGGCCACGCTCGAGACTGTGCCACGCAACGAGATCGTCGCCGGGATGGCCGAGGTGATCAAGACGGGGTTCATCGCGGACCCGATCATCCTCGACCTGATCGAGGCCGATCCCGAGGCCGCGTTGGACCCGGCGGGAGCCGTGCTGCCCGAACTGATCCGTCGTTCGGTGGAGGTCAAGGCGAACGTGGTCGCGGCCGACCTCCGCGAATCGGACCTGAGGGAGATCCTCAACTACGGCCACACCCTCGGCCACGCGATCGAACGGCGTGAGCGGTACCGCTGGCGGCACGGCGCGGCCGTCGCGGTGGGCCTGGTCTTCGCCGCGGAGCTGGGGCGCCTGGCAGGTCGGCTCGACGACGAGACCGCGGACCGGCACCGCCGCATTCTCGAGGCCGTCGGCCTGCCCACGACGTACGACGCCGACGCCTTCGGGCAGTTGCTCGAAGGCATGCAGACGGACAAGAAGAACCGCGCCGGTCGGCTGAGGTTCGTGGTGCTCGACGGCCTGGCGAAGCCGGGCCGTCTGGAGGGCCCGGACCCGTCGCTCCTGGTGGCAGCGTATTCGGCGATCGGCCGGGACGAGGCGCCCGGCGGCGGCGCGATCCTGCTCTGATCTGCGGCTCTGCGGCTTCCGGCCTCGACGCAGTGGGGAACGAGACAGGCCCCGTGGACTCTTCCACGGGGCCTGTCTCGTCGTAGGGTGCAGCTCCGGCGGTTGCCGCCGTTCTGGTGTCTAGCGCTGGTCGTCGCGGTACCACTGCTCGGTGGGCGCGTCTTCGGAAGGCGGGGACGGATCCTCGGTGACGGCCTCGAAGACGGTGGTGTCGGCGTTCGGGTCCACCGACCCGTCCCCGTAGTGGTGCTCCGTCTCCCCGAACGAGTCGGTCTCGTGGGCTTCCGGCGCGTATCCGGCTCCGTAGGCCATCGTCGCGCCGGGCGCGGCGGCCGCGCCGACCGGAACCGACGCGTCGGCGGCGGGCGAGACGTGGGCGGGTCCGCTGCGTCGACCGGCCACGAACCGGGCGATCGCGGACGTGATGATCGCGGGGACGAAGATGAGCAGAATCGTGAACGCCGCACCGGAAGTGAGCTCGAAGAACAGCGAGTTGCTGGTCACGTTCAGGCCGGGGACGAAGTTGAGGATCCAGCAGATCACCGCGGAGAGGAAGGCGCCGAGGACGCCGGCCTGCAGCCACCGCATCGTGAGGTCGCTGCCGGTGTCCTCCTCCGGGTGCCTGCGGCTGTCCGCGGCGGCATCGAGCCACCCCCATCCGGCGGCGGCGACCACGACCACGACGAGGCCGAGGAACCGGAACGTCGAGCCCTGGAGCGGCCACTGGGTGAGGGCCACCCCGAGGAACGTCCGTACCAGAACATGTATCAGGGCCATGCCGAGGCCGCGTACCACCCACGCATTCATGCGGACAGGGTACCTCCGGTGTGTGTTGCACCCCACACCCGGAGCGGATTCACGTCGTACGGGCGACGGGGTCGCGCGCCGGAGCAGCGGGTCCGGCTGGTCCGGCGGTACGTTGAACCGATGCCTGCCGATTTCGGACGCCGCCGCGAGGCACTGCGCCGTGTACTCGCCGACCAGGGGTGCGAGGCGATCCTCGTCACCGATCTGCTCAACATCCGCTATCTCACCGGCTTCACCGGCTCGCAGGCCGCGCTGCTGGTCCGTGCTGCGGGGGAGGACGGGACGGTCGTGTGCACCGACGGCCGGTACGTCACGCAGGTCGCGGAGCAGGTTCCGGATCTGCCGGCCGAGATCGCCCGCGCGAGTGCGGTCCACCTCCTGGAGAAGGCCGTCGCGGACGGTGTGGGTTCGCTCGGTTTCGAGAGTCACGTCGTGACCGTCGACCAGTTCCGGACCTGGGAGCCGTTGGTGTCGCCGAGCCGGCTGGTGTCGACGCCGCATCTGGTCGAAGCGCTGCGTGCGATCAAGGACGAATTCGAGATCGGCCGCCTGCGGGCGGCCTGTGCGTGTGCCGACGCCGCCCTCGCGGACCTGCTCGACCAGGGTGGACTGCGCCCGGGCCGGACGGAGAAGCAGGTCCGCCGTGATCTCGAGAACCTCATGTTCGACCACGGCGCCGACGCGGTCTCCTTCGAGACCATCGTCGCCACCGGCGCGAACTCGGCGGTGCCCCATCACCGTCCCACCGACGCGGTACTCGCCCACGGCGACTTCGTGAAACTCGACTTCGGTGCCCGGATCGGCGGCTACCACTCCGACATGACCCGCACCTACGTGCTCGGCGCCGCGGCGCAGTGGCAGCGCGACGTCTACGAGCTCGTCGCGCGGTCGCAGGCGGCGGGCCGGGCGGCGCTGGTACCCGGCACCGAGGTGGCCGCCGTCGACGGTGCGGCGCGGCGGGTGATCGCCGATGCCGGATACGGGGACCTGTTCGTGCACGGCCTCGGGCACGGTGTCGGACTCGAGATTCACGAAGCGCCCGGAATCGGTCAGCGGGGCACCGGTACACTTTCGGTCGGTGCGGCGGTGACCGTCGAGCCGGGTGTGTACTTCTCCGGGCGCGGTGGCGTCCGGATCGAGGACACGCTCGTGGTGCGCGAACAGGGCCCGGAATTGCTCACGCTCACCGACAAGGAACTGACCGTGGTGTGACCTCACTCGATGTGCGGTGGCTCGTCGCCCGGGTCGGGTCCGACCGGCGGCTGTGACGGACACCGGCGGGTGCAACGAACAAGGAGACGCGAAGTAAGTGGCAGACACCAGTGATTTCAAGAACGGTCTCGTGCTGAAGATCGAGGGCCAGCTCTGGCAGATCCTCGAGTTCCAGCACGTCAAGCCCGGCAAGGGGCCGGCTTTCGTGCGTACGAAGATCAAGAACGTGCTCTCGGGCAAGACCGTCGACAAGACCTGGAACGCCGGCGTCAAGGTCGAGACCGCAACGGTCGACCGCCGTGACATGACGTACCTGTACCACGACGGCACCGACTACATCTTCATGGACGGCCAGACCTACGACCAGCTGTCGATCAGCCCGGAGACCGTCGGTGACGGCGCCCGCTTCCTGCTGGAGAACATGCAGGTCCAGGTCGCCACGCACGAGGACGCCCCGCTGTTCGTCGAGCTGCCCGTCACGGTCGAGCTCGAGGTCAAGCACACCGACCCCGGCCTGCAGGGCGACCGTTCGACCGGTGGGACCAAGCCGGCGACACTCGAGACCGGTGCCGAGATCCAGGTTCCGCTGTTCATCAACATCGGTGACAAGCTGAAGGTCGACTCGCGCGACGGCAACTACCTCGGGCGTGT
This genomic interval from Rhodococcus triatomae contains the following:
- the aroC gene encoding chorismate synthase; translation: MLRWITAGESHGPALVSMLEGMVAGVEITTEEISAQLARRRLGYGRGARMKFEADKVTVLGGVRHGLTLGGPIAVEIGNTEWPKWETIMAADPVDPALLEDQARNAPLTRPRPGHADYAGMLKYGFDDARPVLERASARETAARVAAGTVARNMLRQLFGVEVLSHVISIGASAPYDGPVPSPQDAAAIDASPVRAADEASTTAMVEEIDAAKRDGDTLGGIVEVVVHGLPVGLGSFVSGAERLDARLAAALMGIQAIKGVEVGDGFETARRRGSVAHDEITPGPDGIARATNRAGGLEGGMTNGQPLRVRAAMKPISTVPRALSTIDMSTGEEAVAIHQRSDVCAVPAAGVVAEAMVALVVAQAALEKFGGDSIEETRSNFRRYADAIALRPPH
- a CDS encoding M24 family metallopeptidase, whose product is MPADFGRRREALRRVLADQGCEAILVTDLLNIRYLTGFTGSQAALLVRAAGEDGTVVCTDGRYVTQVAEQVPDLPAEIARASAVHLLEKAVADGVGSLGFESHVVTVDQFRTWEPLVSPSRLVSTPHLVEALRAIKDEFEIGRLRAACACADAALADLLDQGGLRPGRTEKQVRRDLENLMFDHGADAVSFETIVATGANSAVPHHRPTDAVLAHGDFVKLDFGARIGGYHSDMTRTYVLGAAAQWQRDVYELVARSQAAGRAALVPGTEVAAVDGAARRVIADAGYGDLFVHGLGHGVGLEIHEAPGIGQRGTGTLSVGAAVTVEPGVYFSGRGGVRIEDTLVVREQGPELLTLTDKELTVV
- a CDS encoding shikimate kinase; this translates as MSPRAVLVGPPGAGKSTIGRRLAQALEVPLLDTDVAIEETAGRTIPEIFAADGEPAFRALEEEVVAKALAEHDGVVSLGGGAVLSPNTRRLLAGHTVVYLEISVSEGLKRTGGNTGRPLLTGGDPRAKYQELMRRRRPLYRKVATLRIRTDGRSPGRVVRQLVAELTRDRNTGAPQEFDVEKREQ
- a CDS encoding B-4DMT family transporter, encoding MNAWVVRGLGMALIHVLVRTFLGVALTQWPLQGSTFRFLGLVVVVVAAAGWGWLDAAADSRRHPEEDTGSDLTMRWLQAGVLGAFLSAVICWILNFVPGLNVTSNSLFFELTSGAAFTILLIFVPAIITSAIARFVAGRRSGPAHVSPAADASVPVGAAAAPGATMAYGAGYAPEAHETDSFGETEHHYGDGSVDPNADTTVFEAVTEDPSPPSEDAPTEQWYRDDQR
- the aroB gene encoding 3-dehydroquinate synthase; the protein is MTEPVRVEVQTADPYPVVIGRGLLGDLVEELEGTRTVAIFHQPPLAETAEVIRSSLAEKGIDAHRIEIPDAEDGKELAVAGFCWEVLGRIGLSRRDAVVSLGGGAATDLAGFVAATWMRGVRVVHVPTTLLAMVDAAVGGKTGINTEAGKNLVGAFHEPSAVFVDLATLETVPRNEIVAGMAEVIKTGFIADPIILDLIEADPEAALDPAGAVLPELIRRSVEVKANVVAADLRESDLREILNYGHTLGHAIERRERYRWRHGAAVAVGLVFAAELGRLAGRLDDETADRHRRILEAVGLPTTYDADAFGQLLEGMQTDKKNRAGRLRFVVLDGLAKPGRLEGPDPSLLVAAYSAIGRDEAPGGGAILL
- a CDS encoding prepilin peptidase, with the protein product MDAGMSPWPLVGMLVLGAVLGTAAGVLARLAARRAVGAAVAAGRYEAAGAIGGALAAGITDGPAETSAAVALIGWCLSLCATDLRVHRLPNVLTLPGFALIVAYAAAGGRAATCVLAGVVLAGLYGAVWLVSPASMGAGDVKLALGIGAVTGLAGATVWLCAAVLAPILTAGWGIASVRRTGGRVPHGPSMCLAALGALAVASWG
- a CDS encoding shikimate dehydrogenase; translation: MAHSRSPQLHLAAYRALGLVEWTYDRIECTAEQLPGLVAGLGPEWIGLSVTMPGKIAALEFADVRTERAMIVGSANTLVRTADGWRADCTDVDGVSGALLDAGLGDVTGGRAVVVGAGGTARPALVALAGLGVESVTVVARDRARADGAIDCAAAVGLAVEWLALDDARLAEVSARSEVLVGTVPAAAAAPFADALGRAPFVLDAIYDPWPTPLAEAVAARGGTVVGGLSMLLNQAFGQVEQFTGRPAPRAAMAAALH
- the efp gene encoding elongation factor P, producing MADTSDFKNGLVLKIEGQLWQILEFQHVKPGKGPAFVRTKIKNVLSGKTVDKTWNAGVKVETATVDRRDMTYLYHDGTDYIFMDGQTYDQLSISPETVGDGARFLLENMQVQVATHEDAPLFVELPVTVELEVKHTDPGLQGDRSTGGTKPATLETGAEIQVPLFINIGDKLKVDSRDGNYLGRVNS